The Engystomops pustulosus chromosome 1, aEngPut4.maternal, whole genome shotgun sequence genome has a window encoding:
- the ARPC3 gene encoding actin-related protein 2/3 complex subunit 3 isoform X1 produces MPAYHSILMEPDTKLIGNMAMLPIRSQFKGPAPKETKDNDIIDEAIYYFKANVFFKNYEIKNEADRTLIYITLYISECLKKLQKCNAKGQGEKEMYTLGITNFPIPGEPGFPLNAMYVKPSTKQEDEVMRAYLQQLRQETGLRLCDKVFDPQTDKPSKWWMCFAKKQFMNKSLSGPGQ; encoded by the exons ATGCCG GCCTACCACTCTATATTAATGGAACCTGACACCAAACTAATTGGGAATATGGCAATGCTGCCGATAAGAAGCCAGTTTAAAGGACCTGCCCCCAAAGAAA ctAAAGACAACGATATTATTGATGAAGCTATTTATTATTTCAAGGCCAATGTGTTCTTCAAAAACTATGAGATCAAG AATGAAGCTGACCGCACCTTGATTTATATCACCCTTTATATTTCTGAGTGCTTAAAAAAATTGCAGAAG TGTAATGCGAAAGGACAGGGGGAAAAAGAAATGTACACTCTAGGAATTACAAACTTCCCCATTCCAGGAGAACCAGGGTTCCCTCTGAATGCCATGTATGTGAAACCTTCCACCAAACAGGAAGATG AGGTGATGAGGGCCTACTTGCAGCAACTGAGGCAGGAGACTGGCCTGAGACTGTGTGACAAAGTCTTTGACCCTCAGACAGATAAGCCAAGCAAG TGGTGGATGTGCTTTGCCAAGAAACAGTTTATGAACAAATCCCTTTCTGGTCCTGGGCAATAA
- the ARPC3 gene encoding actin-related protein 2/3 complex subunit 3 isoform X2 — protein sequence MEPDTKLIGNMAMLPIRSQFKGPAPKETKDNDIIDEAIYYFKANVFFKNYEIKNEADRTLIYITLYISECLKKLQKCNAKGQGEKEMYTLGITNFPIPGEPGFPLNAMYVKPSTKQEDEVMRAYLQQLRQETGLRLCDKVFDPQTDKPSKWWMCFAKKQFMNKSLSGPGQ from the exons ATGGAACCTGACACCAAACTAATTGGGAATATGGCAATGCTGCCGATAAGAAGCCAGTTTAAAGGACCTGCCCCCAAAGAAA ctAAAGACAACGATATTATTGATGAAGCTATTTATTATTTCAAGGCCAATGTGTTCTTCAAAAACTATGAGATCAAG AATGAAGCTGACCGCACCTTGATTTATATCACCCTTTATATTTCTGAGTGCTTAAAAAAATTGCAGAAG TGTAATGCGAAAGGACAGGGGGAAAAAGAAATGTACACTCTAGGAATTACAAACTTCCCCATTCCAGGAGAACCAGGGTTCCCTCTGAATGCCATGTATGTGAAACCTTCCACCAAACAGGAAGATG AGGTGATGAGGGCCTACTTGCAGCAACTGAGGCAGGAGACTGGCCTGAGACTGTGTGACAAAGTCTTTGACCCTCAGACAGATAAGCCAAGCAAG TGGTGGATGTGCTTTGCCAAGAAACAGTTTATGAACAAATCCCTTTCTGGTCCTGGGCAATAA